A stretch of DNA from Chloroflexota bacterium:
TCGAGGTCTGGTCCGACCGAACGTACGCCGAGAGCGGACAGGTGGTGCGGGACGCTTCAGGACGGCTCAGGCAGCGGTACGACCTGAAGAAGATCGACGGACAGTGGAAGATCGTGGACGGGCACATCGTGCGCGAGTGACGCCTGCACGGCTGATCCCGTCGTGAGCAGGGCCTCTCACGGGCGGTCGCAGATCGCGCTGACGAAGTTCACCGAGCCGAACAGCAGTCCCTGCTCGTTGAGAGCCAGGACGCCGGCGACCCACCCACTGGCCTCGGACTCGGTCACCGCGCCGGCCTGCACCGCTTGCTGGGCGGCGAATGGCGCCCAGGGCAGGATGAACGACGTGGCGTCGTCCGCGTGGCCGGCCTCAAGGTGGACGTGGCCGTTGAACGCCTTCGGCTGCAGGCCGGCCGCCGTCAGCAGCGGCCCGAGCCGTCGCGTCACCTGCGGATCGTCCACCACGCTCGCCCGCCAGGCATCCACGATGGCCGTCGTCAGCGCGCGGTCGGGATGGGCGATCTGGTTGGCCGCGAAATCGCCATCGACGACCAGCACGCGGCCGCCGGGGCGGGTCACCCGGACCACCTCCCGCAGCAGCCGTTCGCGGGCCGGGACGTGCGAGAGCACGGTGATGACGCAGACGAGGTCAAAGGCGGCGTCGGCGTACGGCAGCGCCGTGGCATCCTGCACCTCGAACCGCAATTCCGGCAGCCCATCAGCGACGGCGAGCTCACGGGCCACGGCGATCATCCCGTGCGACGGGTCCGACCCCACCACCGAGCCGTGCGCTCCGACCCGACGGGCGAGGTCGCGGGTGATGACGCCGGTCCCACAACCGACCTCCAGCACCCGAAGCCCAGACAGGTCGCCGAGGGCGTCCAGATAGGCGGTGCGAATCGCGACCTGCTGCGGATGATTGCCGCGCCGTTCCAGCATCTGGGCGATGGTGCGGAGCGCCGTATCGTCGATCTCGTTCAGGCGCGTGTAGATATCGCGTGCCACTGCTGCCGCCCCCTGCGTACGTCGGCGGGAGTATGCGCCAGAAGCAGCGTGGAGCGGCCAGCGCCTGGGATCACGGCGGCCAGCGCCGGGCGGCGCGGCGGTACACTTGGCGCACGGCAAGACTGTTTGCGCCAGGGAGGACCCCGATGGCCGCCGTCCACGACGACGAACGGACCGAGCAGCATGACGCCATCCGTGCGGCGATCCGCGACATCTGCAAGGACTTCCCAGATGCCTACTGGCGCGAGGTTGACCAGAAGCGGGAGTACCCTGAGGCGTTCGTCAGGGCGCTCACCGAGGCCGGCTGGCTGGCCTGCCTGATCCCCGAGGAGTACGGCGGCGCAGGCCTCGGCATCACCGAGGCGAGCCTGATCCTCGAAGAGCTGAACCGGGCTGGCGCGAACTCGGCGGCCTGCCACGCCCAGATGTACATCATGGGCACCCTGCTCCGGCACGGCAGCCCCGAGCAGAAGCAGCAGTACCTGCCGAAGATCGCGTCGGGTGCGCTGCGGCTCCAGGCGTTCGGCGTGACCGAGCCGAACGCCGGCTCCGAGACAACCCGGATTCAGACGACGGCCGTCCGCAAGGGCGACAGGTACGTCGTCAACGGACAGAAGATCTGGATCTCGCGAGTGCTGCAGTCCGACCTGCTGCTCCTGCTGGCCCGCACGACGCCCTACGAGGAGCTGACCGACAAGACGCGCGGCCTGTCGGTCTTCCTGGTGGACCTGCGCGAGGCCGGCAGCGCCCTCGACGTGCGGCCTATCGAGACGATGATCAACCACGCGACCAACGAGCTGTTCTTCACCGACCTGGAGATCCCGGCCGACAGCCTGATCGGGCAGGAGGGCATGGGGTTTCGGTACATCCTCGACGGCATGAACGCCGAGCGAATCCTGATCGCGTCGGAGGCGATTGGCGATGGCCGCTGGTTCGTCGAGCGGGCGGCGACGTACGCGTCTGAGCGGGTCGTGTTCGGCAAGCCTATCGGCGCGAACCAGGGCGTCCAGTTCCCGATTGCCCAGGCCTACGCCCACGTCGAGGCGGCCTCGATGGTGCGCGACAAGGCGGCGGCCCTGTTCGATGCCGGCAAGCGCTGCGGCGCCG
This window harbors:
- a CDS encoding methyltransferase domain-containing protein; the protein is MARDIYTRLNEIDDTALRTIAQMLERRGNHPQQVAIRTAYLDALGDLSGLRVLEVGCGTGVITRDLARRVGAHGSVVGSDPSHGMIAVARELAVADGLPELRFEVQDATALPYADAAFDLVCVITVLSHVPARERLLREVVRVTRPGGRVLVVDGDFAANQIAHPDRALTTAIVDAWRASVVDDPQVTRRLGPLLTAAGLQPKAFNGHVHLEAGHADDATSFILPWAPFAAQQAVQAGAVTESEASGWVAGVLALNEQGLLFGSVNFVSAICDRP
- a CDS encoding acyl-CoA/acyl-ACP dehydrogenase, which translates into the protein MAAVHDDERTEQHDAIRAAIRDICKDFPDAYWREVDQKREYPEAFVRALTEAGWLACLIPEEYGGAGLGITEASLILEELNRAGANSAACHAQMYIMGTLLRHGSPEQKQQYLPKIASGALRLQAFGVTEPNAGSETTRIQTTAVRKGDRYVVNGQKIWISRVLQSDLLLLLARTTPYEELTDKTRGLSVFLVDLREAGSALDVRPIETMINHATNELFFTDLEIPADSLIGQEGMGFRYILDGMNAERILIASEAIGDGRWFVERAATYASERVVFGKPIGANQGVQFPIAQAYAHVEAASMVRDKAAALFDAGKRCGAEANMAKLLASEASWEAANACMSAHGGYGMAVEYDVERKFREARLFLVAPVNNNLVLAFLGQHVLGMPRSY